From the Selenomonas timonae genome, one window contains:
- a CDS encoding autotransporter outer membrane beta-barrel domain-containing protein, translating into MKHHSQRSKRPPSRTLAPRILAALTAGAVTLGALPYAYADPIVASSVTSDMVTEDGVAGSIDGSSATITVGRTGDGDTPRLQRATPSEWSFAYGTYLKSSVPLANIHITNGKAIVRSGTLHDAVGTYIELMQGGTARVENSTAEASGGTFLFNLTQVPSLTGGEVSIEGAGTHGVAEVVRSHATFTGGTFGSIQVSGGRAFSENDTRAEALVEENTATFTGGNISRDGLSMTGGYAYAESLNTAAAKALRNRLTVHTPTGIRSFDLVGGQATTSNGSSRSAQANENVINAKTSVYQRLIGGFAWSHPAYSTSVPAPLSTTEANRNKIWIAAGSGEFTGRSVCGWSELNDNQITELRGAANENEFSIGGGTLRLTYGGMSQAVNSRTGADSIARTEANKNKVWSKADTLEGDLLGGSALAWTTDGRAEAAAHENELYVKGGTYQQNVYSGSATAESENGSAVAQATKNYLSTETNVMQGITGGHASAEAKGTFDVLASENLLSLRGGARSFIGGYAEGTQRDSGTYVLQSTGTANENSMEIRSTGTFTDKSAGGYVHITANNTKLLSAAAARNEVLLQDGTFNEDVAGGRSFARNTTTAADSVTNAAANENTVHALGGTYGAGLYGGSAYAEAKREFNASANKNKLAVSAGAKNFIGGYAEGKQLAPGESVTHSTAEANENKVWVGAGAGTFTDKSAAGYSTIETNNVAEPKAEANSNQLTIRAGTFREDVTSGRSFARNTSTGSAANAVDNRLWVYGGTTRFQRHLFGGSAEARAAGNNSAEAEASGNITHLMEGTAYDGDVYGGMAQGGSDTGNVYLKSNYNELYIHGGTYRGNIYAGAALGDPAADPNDVHEEVHDNKIVISGANDLSFASLYGYRHRVGGGNAHAADNELVLKNTKNITVKSVQGFNRFAFYVPSDITEDDTMLYVRDDTQDIDLSGKTVDAYLQGSTSLPNRIRLLHTVNAEIHNDGTATMTVHEGISGTERISVTTNKKELIVRRDGGTDAGGPVPVPSAPKPDDTPLPSGATPPTPPGSPSITPPGGIVTPPPTPPALPPETPYDGGFRLRDDHAKSLAETMAGSVAFIGSGMNLFTGLAMSSASIEAAAAEGFAPFAAMSGSSMRIATGSHVDLKGMNLAVGFSREVKRDDNRLIFGPIVEYGRGTYDSYVNAVHGDGSIRYIGAGGFIRQEQKDGMFYEGSLRAGRSNMNYGATLNVGGTPRHTSYDTRANYIGAHLGVGQSTAMKDGGKQEVYVRYFYTRQNGTDATLSTGDRYSFSAVDSHILRTGARWMHPQKSGSLIVGASVQYEFGGDASATYHRAGGMSYTSPSPSLKGVSASVELGWKTQMSANSTADLSVEGWTGKQRGVNFRAGFAWQF; encoded by the coding sequence ATGAAACACCATTCTCAGCGCAGCAAGCGTCCCCCATCACGGACACTTGCCCCACGCATCCTCGCCGCCCTCACGGCGGGCGCGGTGACGCTCGGTGCGCTCCCGTACGCGTACGCCGATCCCATCGTCGCCTCCTCCGTCACATCGGACATGGTGACAGAGGACGGGGTTGCGGGCAGCATCGACGGATCGTCCGCCACCATCACCGTCGGCAGGACGGGCGACGGCGATACGCCCCGCCTCCAAAGGGCAACCCCCTCGGAATGGAGCTTCGCCTACGGGACATACCTCAAGTCGTCCGTACCGCTTGCAAACATCCACATCACAAACGGAAAGGCAATTGTGCGAAGCGGTACCCTGCACGATGCTGTCGGCACCTACATCGAACTGATGCAAGGCGGTACTGCGCGCGTGGAGAACAGCACGGCGGAGGCCTCGGGCGGCACGTTTCTGTTTAACTTAACCCAGGTTCCGTCGCTCACCGGCGGTGAGGTGAGTATTGAAGGAGCCGGCACACATGGCGTGGCGGAGGTTGTCCGCAGCCATGCCACGTTTACGGGCGGCACGTTCGGGTCAATCCAAGTGTCAGGCGGCAGAGCATTCAGCGAAAACGACACACGTGCCGAGGCTCTTGTCGAGGAAAACACCGCCACCTTTACGGGCGGCAACATTTCCCGTGACGGTCTCTCTATGACCGGCGGTTATGCCTATGCAGAATCCCTCAACACCGCTGCGGCAAAGGCACTGCGGAATCGTCTGACCGTTCATACACCTACAGGTATTAGGTCATTCGATCTGGTCGGAGGCCAGGCAACGACCAGCAACGGGAGCAGCCGCAGCGCACAGGCAAACGAGAATGTGATCAACGCCAAGACAAGCGTATATCAAAGGCTCATTGGCGGATTTGCATGGAGTCATCCGGCATATTCCACTTCGGTGCCTGCCCCGCTCAGCACGACGGAGGCGAACCGGAACAAGATCTGGATCGCGGCTGGCTCCGGTGAATTCACAGGTCGGAGTGTATGCGGTTGGAGTGAGCTCAACGACAACCAGATCACCGAGCTGCGCGGAGCGGCGAACGAGAACGAGTTCTCCATCGGGGGCGGCACCCTCCGCCTCACCTACGGCGGCATGAGCCAGGCGGTAAATTCCCGCACAGGTGCGGACAGCATCGCGCGGACGGAGGCAAACAAGAACAAGGTCTGGTCAAAGGCGGACACGCTCGAAGGCGACCTGCTGGGCGGATCTGCCCTGGCGTGGACGACCGATGGCAGAGCGGAGGCCGCAGCGCACGAGAACGAGCTGTATGTGAAGGGAGGCACCTATCAGCAGAACGTCTACAGCGGCAGTGCCACAGCAGAGTCCGAGAACGGCAGCGCTGTGGCACAGGCGACGAAGAACTACCTCTCCACCGAGACGAACGTCATGCAGGGCATCACGGGAGGTCATGCATCTGCCGAGGCAAAGGGTACCTTTGACGTACTGGCAAGCGAGAACTTGCTCAGTCTGAGGGGCGGCGCGCGCAGCTTCATCGGCGGCTATGCCGAGGGCACGCAGCGAGACAGCGGCACCTACGTCCTCCAGAGCACGGGCACGGCGAACGAGAACAGTATGGAGATCCGCTCCACCGGTACATTCACCGACAAGAGCGCGGGCGGTTACGTCCATATCACAGCGAACAATACGAAGCTGCTGTCTGCTGCCGCAGCAAGGAACGAAGTTCTCCTGCAGGACGGCACGTTCAACGAGGATGTGGCGGGCGGCAGGAGCTTTGCCCGGAATACGACGACGGCGGCGGACAGCGTCACGAATGCCGCAGCGAACGAGAACACCGTCCACGCCTTGGGGGGCACGTACGGCGCGGGACTCTACGGCGGCTCGGCGTATGCCGAGGCAAAGAGGGAGTTCAATGCGAGCGCCAACAAGAACAAGCTGGCCGTCTCCGCGGGGGCAAAGAACTTCATCGGCGGCTACGCCGAGGGCAAGCAGCTTGCGCCCGGTGAATCGGTGACCCACAGCACCGCAGAGGCGAACGAGAACAAGGTCTGGGTGGGTGCAGGCGCAGGGACATTCACCGACAAGAGCGCGGCAGGCTACAGTACGATCGAGACGAACAATGTCGCAGAACCAAAAGCCGAGGCAAACAGCAACCAGCTCACCATCCGTGCCGGCACGTTCCGTGAGGACGTGACGAGCGGCAGAAGCTTTGCACGGAACACGTCTACAGGCAGCGCGGCAAATGCCGTCGACAACCGCCTCTGGGTGTACGGCGGCACCACGCGGTTCCAAAGGCATCTCTTCGGCGGCTCTGCCGAGGCAAGAGCGGCGGGCAATAACAGTGCAGAAGCGGAGGCTTCGGGGAACATTACCCACCTGATGGAGGGCACGGCGTATGACGGGGATGTCTACGGCGGCATGGCGCAGGGTGGCTCCGACACGGGCAATGTCTACCTCAAGTCCAATTACAACGAGCTCTACATCCACGGCGGCACCTATCGCGGCAACATCTACGCAGGCGCGGCTCTGGGCGATCCCGCAGCGGATCCAAACGATGTCCATGAGGAGGTTCACGACAATAAGATCGTGATCTCGGGCGCAAACGATCTCTCCTTCGCAAGTCTCTACGGCTATCGGCACCGCGTCGGCGGCGGGAATGCCCATGCAGCCGACAATGAGCTCGTCCTAAAAAACACGAAGAATATCACGGTGAAGAGCGTGCAGGGATTCAACCGATTCGCGTTCTATGTGCCGAGCGACATTACCGAAGATGATACGATGCTCTACGTCAGGGACGATACGCAGGACATCGACCTCAGCGGCAAGACGGTCGATGCCTATCTGCAGGGCAGCACGTCGCTCCCGAACCGCATCCGCCTGCTCCATACGGTAAATGCGGAGATTCACAATGACGGCACAGCCACGATGACGGTGCATGAGGGCATCTCCGGTACGGAACGCATCAGTGTGACGACGAACAAGAAGGAGCTGATCGTGCGGCGTGACGGCGGCACCGATGCGGGCGGTCCGGTGCCGGTACCGTCGGCGCCGAAGCCTGACGATACGCCGCTGCCATCGGGGGCGACCCCGCCGACGCCACCCGGCTCGCCGTCGATTACACCGCCGGGTGGGATCGTCACGCCTCCGCCGACACCGCCCGCTCTGCCGCCGGAGACACCCTACGACGGCGGCTTCCGACTGAGGGATGATCATGCAAAGTCGCTTGCCGAGACGATGGCAGGCTCGGTCGCCTTTATCGGCTCTGGCATGAATCTCTTTACGGGCTTGGCGATGTCGAGTGCGTCCATCGAGGCAGCGGCAGCCGAGGGCTTTGCCCCATTTGCGGCGATGAGCGGCTCCTCCATGCGCATCGCAACGGGCTCGCACGTTGACCTCAAGGGCATGAACCTCGCTGTCGGCTTCTCGCGCGAAGTGAAGCGCGACGACAACCGACTGATTTTCGGTCCCATCGTCGAGTACGGACGCGGCACCTACGACAGCTACGTCAATGCAGTACACGGCGACGGCTCCATCCGCTACATCGGTGCGGGCGGATTCATCCGTCAGGAGCAGAAGGACGGGATGTTCTACGAGGGCAGCCTCCGCGCCGGACGCTCGAACATGAACTACGGTGCAACGCTCAATGTGGGCGGCACCCCGAGGCATACGTCCTACGATACGCGTGCGAACTACATCGGCGCACATCTCGGCGTGGGACAGAGTACCGCGATGAAGGACGGCGGCAAGCAGGAGGTCTACGTCCGCTACTTCTACACACGGCAGAACGGCACGGACGCGACCCTCTCCACGGGCGACCGCTACTCGTTCTCTGCAGTGGACAGCCACATCCTGCGCACGGGCGCACGCTGGATGCATCCGCAGAAGAGCGGCTCGCTCATCGTCGGTGCCTCCGTACAGTATGAGTTTGGCGGCGATGCAAGCGCGACCTATCATCGCGCGGGCGGCATGAGCTACACCTCGCCGTCTCCATCACTCAAGGGTGTCTCCGCGAGTGTCGAACTCGGCTGGAAGACCCAGATGAGCGCGAACTCCACCGCCGACCTCTCCGTCGAGGGCTGGACGGGCAAACAGCGCGGGGTCAACTTCCGTGCCGGATTCGCTTGGCAGTTCTAA
- a CDS encoding anaerobic ribonucleoside triphosphate reductase: protein MTVTTVTKRAGHAVPYDRAKIRNAIAAASKEYVHPMTALEIDAVTTAVEEAFGARTEISVEEIQDLVEKQLLAHGHYDIARRYITYRQRHAQRRLAQKHLMASYRDIFFADSVDSDLKRDNANINTDASMGIMLKLGAEGAKHFVDNYVLDERYATADRENFIHIHDKDFSLITFNCCQIDLLKLFRGGFSTGHGFLREPNSIRAYASLACIAIQSNQNDMFGGQSINAFDYAMADGVKKSFRKAIVEEAWKALLYRLGRGHFTHEAFKKALRAELDFAVCVYAEKQDDERAEKARAELLRALNVVYSAAFETPVAQELEADAHTVYQLACESVEEETHQAMEALIHNFNTLHSRAGAQVPFSSINYGMDTSPEGRLVIREVLSAIWQGLGNGETAIFPISVFQLKAGVNYNPEDPNYDLFIESCRVSARRLFPNYVNLDAPYNLQYYKPGDYNSCVATMGCRTRVMSNVNGPEQSGSRGNFSFTTINLPKLALEAKGDLDKFWELYDYYIELCHDYLLDRLKIIEEKHVYNYPFLMGQGVWLDSEKANPVDSIKDLLKHASFSIGFCGLAECLVVLTGKHHGESAAAQELGLKIVGHMRECTDAYTEAEHRNWSTFGTPAESTAGQFQRANKKAYGIIPGVTDRSYMTNSSHVPVYYDISAYDKICIEAPYHALENAGHIAYIEMDGDPSKNVKAFEKVVRAMHDADMGYFSINHPVDRDPVCGYTGLIENECPHCHRKEHTFGTMTVPRMKD, encoded by the coding sequence CGCGCACGGCCATTACGACATCGCGCGCCGCTACATCACGTATCGCCAGCGCCATGCGCAGCGCCGTCTTGCGCAGAAGCACCTCATGGCGAGCTACCGCGACATCTTCTTCGCGGACTCCGTCGACTCGGACCTCAAGCGCGACAACGCGAACATCAACACGGACGCGTCCATGGGCATCATGCTGAAGCTCGGCGCGGAGGGCGCGAAGCACTTCGTCGACAACTACGTCCTCGACGAGCGCTATGCGACCGCTGACCGCGAGAACTTCATCCACATCCACGACAAGGACTTCTCGCTCATCACGTTCAACTGTTGCCAGATCGACCTGCTGAAACTCTTCCGCGGCGGCTTCTCCACGGGACACGGATTCCTGCGCGAGCCGAACTCCATCCGCGCGTACGCGAGCCTCGCGTGCATTGCGATCCAGTCGAACCAGAACGATATGTTCGGCGGGCAGAGCATCAACGCGTTTGACTACGCAATGGCGGACGGCGTGAAGAAGTCCTTCCGCAAGGCGATTGTCGAGGAGGCATGGAAGGCGCTGCTCTACCGCCTTGGGCGCGGCCATTTCACACATGAGGCGTTCAAGAAAGCACTGCGTGCAGAGCTCGACTTTGCCGTCTGCGTCTATGCAGAGAAGCAGGATGATGAGCGCGCGGAGAAGGCGCGTGCCGAACTCCTGCGCGCGCTGAACGTTGTCTACAGCGCCGCGTTCGAGACGCCTGTGGCACAGGAACTCGAGGCGGATGCACACACCGTCTATCAGCTTGCGTGCGAGAGCGTCGAGGAGGAGACCCATCAGGCGATGGAGGCGCTCATCCACAATTTCAACACGCTCCACTCGCGCGCGGGCGCACAGGTGCCGTTCAGCTCGATCAACTACGGCATGGACACCTCGCCCGAGGGACGCCTCGTCATCCGCGAGGTGCTCAGCGCCATCTGGCAGGGGCTCGGCAACGGCGAGACGGCAATCTTCCCGATCTCCGTCTTCCAGCTCAAGGCGGGCGTCAACTACAACCCCGAGGATCCGAACTATGACCTCTTCATCGAGTCCTGCCGCGTCAGTGCGCGCCGACTGTTCCCGAACTACGTCAACCTCGACGCGCCGTACAACCTCCAGTACTACAAGCCTGGCGACTACAACAGCTGCGTCGCGACCATGGGCTGCCGCACGCGCGTCATGAGCAACGTCAACGGTCCCGAGCAGTCGGGCAGCCGCGGCAACTTCTCCTTTACGACGATCAATTTGCCGAAGCTTGCGCTCGAGGCGAAGGGCGACCTCGATAAATTCTGGGAGCTCTACGATTACTACATCGAGCTGTGTCATGACTACCTCCTCGACCGATTGAAGATCATCGAGGAGAAGCACGTCTACAACTATCCGTTCCTCATGGGACAGGGTGTGTGGCTCGACAGCGAGAAGGCGAACCCCGTCGACTCCATCAAGGATCTCCTCAAGCACGCATCCTTCTCCATCGGATTCTGCGGGCTTGCCGAGTGCCTGGTCGTCCTCACGGGCAAGCACCACGGCGAGAGCGCGGCAGCGCAGGAGCTCGGGCTCAAGATCGTCGGACACATGAGGGAGTGTACCGATGCGTACACCGAGGCGGAGCACCGCAACTGGTCGACCTTCGGCACGCCGGCGGAGAGCACAGCGGGACAGTTCCAGCGTGCAAACAAGAAGGCGTACGGCATCATCCCCGGCGTCACCGACCGCTCCTACATGACGAACTCCAGTCATGTCCCCGTCTACTACGACATCAGCGCGTACGACAAGATCTGCATCGAGGCACCGTACCACGCGCTTGAGAACGCGGGGCACATCGCCTACATCGAGATGGACGGCGACCCGTCGAAGAACGTCAAGGCGTTCGAGAAGGTCGTGCGCGCCATGCACGACGCGGACATGGGCTACTTCTCCATCAACCACCCCGTCGACCGCGACCCTGTCTGCGGCTACACGGGACTGATCGAGAACGAGTGCCCGCACTGCCACCGCAAGGAGCATACCTTCGGCACCATGACCGTGCCGCGCATGAAGGACTAA
- a CDS encoding lipase family protein: MMLRLLVFCLLFLLPVRVLAAPADLPSRCFVCAAASEAAYSGELPELLRARLAAAGWQIASYETEGHRGTVGRFFHMVRTDEDGTETHLIAFPGTERGSDVWTDLRLGRAAFGGTTPTEFLAMRDARVTDRKETPLVHRGFLDYCQAALFTDALPAYGNRTAGEVLSAELRAHPSMRIYLTGHSLGGAAAVLAAARLSDLGVAPEQLVVTTFGAPAVGNAAFVRRYEGRFTLHRVVMSGDPMKDVLAAPLGFQQFGDRVPWSPARSVAKFPHAMMVYVDAAIRQVYDAYGGDNAFLFLMGLPNRTEGRKLYALPIETALDDTLAEDAPYMMAVLRDALHVRNAAVVCAASGGGLSEDYLLSGLEGHLAAARAAGAEQMVAYRIAGAKIRDAHETYRLTLERVVYDMDGNLLAATSRSARTGALTPIETVLYLFAQD; this comes from the coding sequence ATGATGCTGCGGCTGCTGGTATTTTGTCTGTTGTTTCTGCTGCCTGTGCGCGTACTGGCTGCGCCCGCTGATCTGCCGTCGCGCTGCTTCGTGTGTGCGGCGGCATCGGAGGCGGCGTACAGCGGGGAGCTGCCGGAACTCCTGCGTGCGCGTCTCGCGGCGGCGGGCTGGCAGATCGCGTCGTATGAGACGGAGGGGCATCGCGGTACGGTCGGACGGTTCTTCCATATGGTGCGGACGGATGAGGATGGCACTGAGACGCATCTGATTGCCTTCCCAGGGACGGAGCGCGGGAGCGATGTGTGGACGGATCTGCGGCTCGGGCGTGCCGCGTTCGGAGGGACGACACCCACAGAGTTTCTTGCCATGCGCGATGCGCGTGTGACGGATCGCAAGGAGACGCCGCTTGTGCATCGCGGGTTCCTCGACTACTGCCAAGCGGCGCTCTTTACCGATGCGTTGCCCGCATACGGCAATCGTACGGCAGGGGAGGTGTTGTCGGCGGAGCTGCGTGCACATCCCTCGATGCGGATCTATCTGACGGGACACAGCCTCGGCGGGGCGGCGGCAGTCCTTGCGGCGGCACGTCTCTCGGATCTGGGGGTCGCACCTGAGCAGCTCGTTGTGACGACGTTCGGTGCGCCTGCGGTCGGGAATGCGGCGTTTGTGCGTCGCTATGAGGGGCGGTTTACGCTGCACCGTGTGGTGATGAGCGGCGATCCGATGAAGGATGTGCTTGCCGCGCCGCTCGGGTTTCAGCAGTTCGGGGACCGTGTCCCGTGGTCGCCCGCGCGGTCTGTGGCGAAGTTCCCGCACGCGATGATGGTCTATGTGGATGCGGCGATTCGGCAGGTCTACGATGCGTACGGCGGGGACAATGCGTTTCTCTTTTTGATGGGGCTGCCGAACCGCACGGAGGGACGGAAGCTCTACGCCCTGCCGATTGAGACGGCTCTGGACGATACGCTCGCGGAGGATGCGCCCTATATGATGGCGGTGCTGCGCGATGCGCTCCATGTGCGGAATGCTGCTGTGGTCTGTGCGGCGAGCGGTGGTGGGCTGTCGGAGGACTATCTGCTGAGCGGGTTGGAGGGGCATCTCGCGGCGGCGCGTGCGGCAGGGGCGGAGCAGATGGTCGCCTATCGGATTGCGGGGGCGAAGATCCGCGATGCACACGAGACGTACCGTCTGACGCTGGAGCGTGTGGTGTATGATATGGACGGCAATCTGCTTGCGGCGACATCCCGCTCGGCACGGACGGGGGCACTGACGCCGATTGAGACGGTGCTCTATCTGTTTGCGCAGGACTGA
- the clpX gene encoding ATP-dependent Clp protease ATP-binding subunit ClpX — MPKNPVKHQCSFCKRIIDVRDQYDMPIYDPNTGFAICKDCVREINRFLDEHDASVSSEERSSFRMQLDDVLEKTRPHLIKEYLDSYIIKQDRAKKILAVAVYNHYKRMKYGYETTGEDTEIEKSNVIMLGPSGCGKTALLSHLSKLLDVPFAVTDASSLTEAGFVGADVEVAVRNLYYAADKDVEKAEHGIIYLDEFDKIARKSGANNSITADPGHEGVQQALLKMLEGSVVEFTARGQRKHPEAPTIKVDTKNILFIVGGAFVGIEKTIAKRLRKGNVAMGFGAEVRGKDIEKEFDRLIHQVTPEDLMEYGIIPEIIGRLPVICTLETLDEDALLRILTEPINAPVRQYEKLLAMDGVELVFTEDALRAVAKKAIERKTGARSLKGIIEEVMLDVMFDIPRESAPRRVTVTKECITEGAAPIIENAAAG; from the coding sequence ATGCCGAAAAATCCGGTGAAACATCAGTGCAGTTTCTGCAAGCGCATCATCGACGTGCGTGACCAATACGATATGCCGATCTACGATCCGAATACGGGCTTTGCGATCTGCAAGGACTGCGTGCGCGAGATCAATCGCTTTCTCGACGAGCACGACGCCTCCGTCTCCTCGGAGGAGCGCAGCTCGTTCCGCATGCAGCTCGACGATGTGCTCGAGAAGACGCGCCCGCATCTCATCAAGGAGTATCTCGACAGCTACATCATCAAGCAGGATCGTGCAAAAAAGATCCTTGCGGTGGCGGTCTACAACCACTACAAGCGCATGAAGTACGGCTACGAGACGACGGGCGAGGATACGGAGATCGAGAAGTCGAACGTCATCATGCTCGGCCCTTCGGGCTGCGGCAAGACGGCGCTCCTCTCCCATCTCTCGAAGCTGCTCGATGTGCCGTTCGCGGTGACGGACGCCTCGAGCCTCACGGAGGCGGGCTTTGTCGGCGCGGATGTAGAGGTCGCCGTGCGCAATCTCTACTATGCGGCGGACAAGGATGTGGAGAAGGCGGAGCACGGCATCATCTACCTCGACGAGTTCGACAAGATCGCGCGCAAGTCGGGTGCAAACAACTCGATCACTGCCGACCCCGGCCATGAGGGCGTGCAGCAGGCACTCCTCAAGATGCTCGAGGGCAGCGTCGTGGAGTTCACGGCACGCGGTCAGCGCAAGCATCCCGAGGCACCGACGATCAAGGTGGACACAAAGAACATTCTCTTTATCGTCGGCGGCGCATTCGTCGGCATCGAGAAGACGATTGCAAAGCGTCTCAGGAAGGGCAACGTCGCGATGGGCTTCGGCGCGGAGGTGCGCGGCAAGGACATCGAAAAGGAGTTCGACCGCCTCATCCACCAGGTGACGCCCGAGGATCTGATGGAGTACGGCATCATCCCCGAAATCATTGGGCGCCTGCCCGTCATCTGCACACTCGAGACCCTCGACGAGGACGCGCTCCTGCGCATCCTTACGGAACCGATCAACGCCCCCGTGCGGCAGTACGAGAAGCTGCTCGCGATGGACGGCGTCGAGCTCGTCTTCACCGAGGACGCCCTGCGCGCCGTCGCAAAGAAGGCGATCGAGCGTAAAACGGGCGCACGCAGCCTCAAGGGCATCATCGAAGAGGTCATGCTCGACGTGATGTTCGATATCCCGCGTGAGAGCGCCCCGCGCCGCGTCACCGTGACGAAGGAGTGCATCACCGAGGGCGCAGCGCCGATCATCGAGAATGCGGCGGCGGGGTGA
- the rpoN gene encoding RNA polymerase factor sigma-54 yields the protein MRLTQETKQTQSLVMTAQLQQAIRILQLSTPELQEEIEHAFLENPLLEMEDADPVQESASTYEAAERSLAEERDFFAAPYDADDFYEAETAHEQRELSAPVALTLEEELLREVDIRFADLREKAIAVFLVGSLDERGYLVVPLAEAARATGADEAEVEHILGILQSFEPAGIGARDLTECMRLQAERAGIYEGLLRAMIERHLRAVADGRYRAIAHAEGAALADVQTAVDILRTFSPKPGSAYGKEAPAYIRPDVRLTVTDGRFELAVCNEQLPRLRVSRLYRNTAEMDAETRDYIAQRIYAARALIRSIEQRGETLRRVAEELVRRQTDFVLHGTGALRPLTMQTVAAALGMHESTVSRAVANKYIDLPRGLVPLKSFFSSAVGTEAGAHSAGEVRAAIGAIIAAEDAAKPLSDAHIAEMLAARGISAARRTVMKYREQLGIPSSAKRRRY from the coding sequence TTGCGGCTGACACAGGAGACCAAACAGACGCAGAGCCTCGTGATGACGGCGCAGCTGCAGCAGGCGATCCGCATCCTGCAGCTGTCGACACCCGAGCTGCAGGAGGAGATTGAGCACGCCTTTCTCGAGAATCCCCTCCTTGAGATGGAGGACGCTGATCCTGTGCAGGAGTCGGCCTCCACGTACGAGGCTGCGGAACGCTCCCTTGCAGAGGAACGGGATTTTTTCGCCGCGCCCTATGATGCTGATGACTTCTATGAGGCGGAGACTGCGCACGAGCAGCGGGAGCTCTCTGCGCCGGTTGCCCTCACGCTCGAGGAGGAGCTTCTGCGCGAGGTGGATATCCGCTTCGCCGATCTGCGTGAAAAGGCCATTGCCGTCTTCCTTGTCGGTTCGCTCGATGAGCGCGGCTATCTCGTTGTGCCGCTCGCCGAGGCGGCACGTGCGACAGGTGCGGATGAGGCAGAGGTCGAGCACATCCTCGGCATCTTGCAGAGCTTTGAGCCGGCGGGCATCGGTGCACGTGACCTCACCGAGTGCATGCGCCTGCAGGCAGAGCGGGCAGGCATCTATGAGGGGCTGCTGCGCGCCATGATCGAGCGGCATTTGCGCGCCGTTGCGGACGGGCGTTATCGTGCGATTGCACACGCGGAGGGCGCGGCACTTGCCGACGTGCAGACGGCTGTCGACATCCTGCGGACGTTCTCGCCCAAGCCCGGCAGTGCCTATGGGAAGGAGGCGCCCGCTTACATCCGCCCCGATGTGCGGCTTACGGTGACAGACGGACGATTTGAGCTCGCTGTCTGCAACGAGCAGCTGCCGCGCCTACGCGTCTCCCGTCTCTATCGGAATACGGCGGAGATGGATGCGGAGACGCGCGACTACATCGCACAGCGCATCTATGCGGCACGCGCACTCATCCGCAGCATCGAGCAGCGGGGCGAGACCCTGCGCCGCGTTGCGGAGGAGCTTGTGCGGCGGCAGACGGATTTCGTCCTGCATGGGACAGGGGCACTGCGGCCGCTCACGATGCAGACCGTCGCGGCGGCGCTCGGGATGCACGAGTCGACCGTCAGCCGTGCCGTTGCGAACAAATACATCGACCTGCCGCGCGGACTCGTCCCGCTCAAATCGTTCTTCTCCTCTGCCGTCGGCACGGAAGCGGGAGCGCACAGCGCCGGAGAGGTGCGCGCGGCGATCGGCGCTATCATCGCGGCAGAGGATGCGGCGAAACCGCTCTCGGACGCGCACATCGCTGAGATGCTTGCCGCGCGCGGGATATCTGCGGCGCGCCGCACCGTGATGAAGTACCGTGAGCAACTCGGCATCCCCTCCTCGGCGAAGCGGCGGAGGTATTGA
- a CDS encoding nucleoside/nucleotide kinase family protein produces the protein MHEKRWRSYAMTVNGLPQKIRYNADTVEGLFLPLLRRLTEMQRKAGCRILVFLAAPPATGKSTLLQFLEELTRIHAVLTPAQALGMDGFHYLNSYLAAHTILRDGAEIPLKNIKGAPETFDVALLAEKLRAAKKGVTAFPVYDRRIHDPRLDALTVDAPILLVEGNWLLLDEEPWCNLHALADYTLRIDVSPELLRDRLIARKVQGGLSVKDARAFYERSDAPNVLRFAAHAGAADEVWRMEADGDFVRG, from the coding sequence ATGCACGAGAAACGATGGCGCAGCTACGCAATGACGGTGAACGGTCTGCCGCAGAAGATCCGCTACAACGCCGATACGGTGGAGGGGCTGTTTCTGCCGCTGCTGCGTCGCCTCACGGAGATGCAGCGGAAAGCGGGATGCCGCATCCTCGTGTTTCTTGCTGCGCCGCCCGCGACGGGCAAATCTACCCTCCTTCAATTTCTCGAGGAGCTGACGCGCATTCACGCGGTGCTGACACCCGCACAGGCGCTCGGGATGGATGGCTTTCACTACCTGAACAGTTATCTTGCCGCGCATACGATTCTGCGGGACGGCGCGGAGATTCCGCTGAAAAACATCAAGGGTGCGCCCGAGACCTTCGACGTGGCGCTGCTTGCGGAAAAGCTCCGCGCGGCAAAGAAGGGCGTGACGGCGTTTCCCGTCTATGACCGCCGCATCCACGACCCGCGTCTCGATGCGCTTACAGTGGATGCACCCATTCTCCTCGTCGAGGGGAACTGGCTGCTGCTCGATGAGGAGCCGTGGTGCAATCTGCATGCCCTCGCCGACTACACCCTCCGCATCGACGTGTCGCCTGAACTCCTGCGTGACCGTCTCATCGCCCGCAAGGTACAGGGCGGGCTTTCGGTGAAGGACGCGAGAGCGTTCTACGAGAGAAGCGACGCGCCGAATGTCCTGCGCTTCGCGGCGCACGCAGGAGCAGCTGACGAGGTCTGGCGCATGGAGGCAGACGGCGACTTCGTGCGCGGATAG